In one window of Desulfovibrio sp. UIB00 DNA:
- a CDS encoding bile acid:sodium symporter family protein has product MSILQRAGNALTRYMGVLILTCSALALWKPELFRWVAPHVTPLLGCIMFGMGMTLRLKDFSLVFSQPRALLLGLLAQFGCMPLLAFALCHLFALPPDLAMGVILVGTAPGGTASNVLTFIARGDVPYSVALTSLTTVVALALMPVLTWLLGGVWVPVDMGALFVSILKIVVIPVILGIAAHRYCGRLTERAIPFLPPISALTITLVVAGIMAINAQSILRASANIFLVVVCHNLLGLAFGYAVGRIWKFDEPRCRALCFEVGTQNSGLATALALAHFSPISAIAGALFSVWQNISGALVSNYFHGKKLKPNQ; this is encoded by the coding sequence GTGAGTATCTTACAGCGCGCTGGCAATGCACTTACCCGTTATATGGGCGTGCTTATTCTGACTTGCTCGGCTTTGGCTTTGTGGAAGCCGGAGCTGTTCCGCTGGGTGGCCCCGCATGTTACGCCGCTTCTGGGATGCATCATGTTTGGCATGGGCATGACCCTGCGACTCAAGGATTTCAGCCTAGTGTTTTCCCAGCCGCGCGCCCTGCTGCTGGGCCTGCTGGCCCAGTTCGGCTGCATGCCGCTGCTGGCCTTTGCGTTGTGCCATCTGTTCGCCCTGCCGCCCGATCTGGCAATGGGCGTCATCCTTGTGGGCACAGCCCCCGGCGGCACCGCCTCCAATGTGCTGACCTTTATTGCCAGAGGCGACGTGCCGTATTCCGTGGCGCTTACCTCGCTGACAACCGTTGTTGCACTGGCGCTCATGCCGGTGCTCACATGGCTGCTGGGCGGCGTGTGGGTTCCTGTAGATATGGGGGCCCTGTTCGTTTCCATCCTTAAAATCGTGGTGATCCCGGTTATTCTGGGCATTGCGGCGCACCGTTACTGCGGCAGGCTTACAGAGCGGGCCATCCCCTTTTTGCCCCCGATCTCGGCGCTTACCATCACTCTGGTGGTGGCTGGCATCATGGCCATCAATGCTCAAAGCATCCTTCGCGCCAGCGCCAATATTTTTCTGGTGGTCGTGTGCCATAACCTGCTGGGTCTGGCTTTTGGCTATGCCGTGGGCCGCATCTGGAAATTTGATGAACCCCGCTGCCGCGCCCTCTGCTTTGAGGTCGGCACACAGAACTCCGGTCTGGCTACGGCCCTCGCGCTGGCGCATTTTTCCCCGATTTCAGCCATTGCGGGCGCACTGTTCAGCGTATGGCAGAATATTTCCGGCGCGCTGGTCTCAAACTACTTTCACGGTAAAAAACTGAAACCTAACCAGTAA